The DNA window CGCAGCCGACATGGGGCGTGGACGTCGGCGCCGCCATGCTGATACGCCAGGCCATCCTCGACATGCGCGACCAGGGCGTGGCGGTACTGGTCCTGTCCGAGGAGCTCGACGAATTGTTCATGCTGAGCGACCGCATCGCGGTGCTGGCCGACGGCCGCCTGTCGCGCGCCGTGCCGGCCGCCGGCACCAGCATCAACCAGATCGGCGTGTGGATGAGCGGCGATTTCGACCACCAGGGAGCGGACCATGTCCAGGCTTGAAAAACGTCCAGAACCTTCGCGCCGCATGATGCTGGCGTCGCCGCTGATCGCGGCGGTGGCCATGCTGCTGACCGGCTCCGTGATGTTCTTCTTCCTCGGGCAGGAGCCGCTGCACGCCTTCCATGTGTATTTCATCAAGCCTTGGACCACCCTGTACGGCGTGGGTGAGTTGCTGCTGAAGGCGACGCCGCTGATCCTGTGCGGCGTGGGGCTGGCGATCGGTTTCCGCGCCAACGTCGCCAATATCGGGGCGGATGGCCAACTGACCGTCGGCGCGATCGCCGCCGGCGCCGTGGCGCTGTACTTCGACCAGGTCCAGGCTTGGTGGGTGCTGCCGCTGATGCTGGCCGCCGGCGCGCTGGGCGGCATGCTGTGGGCGGCGATACCGGCGCTGTTGCGCACCCGCTTCAACACCAGCGAAATTTTGGTCAGCCTGATGCTGGTGTACGTGGCCTACCATCTACTGAGTTATCTGGTGCACGGGCCGATGCGCGATCCGGACGGGTTCAATTTCCCGCAGTCGAAGATGTTCGGCGAATCGGCCACCTTGCCGCTGCTGGTGGAGGGCTTGCGGGTCAACGCCGCCTTCATCCTGTCGCTGGTCGCGGCGGCGGCGGCGTGGTTCTTCTGCAAGCACACCTTTGCCGGCTACCGCATGCAGGTCAGCGGCATGGCGCCGGCCGCCGCGCTCTACGCGGGCTTCAGCGAACCGCGCAACGTGTGGCTGGCGTTCATGGTCAGCGGCGCGCTGGCCGGCGTGGCCGGCGTCGGCGAGGTGGCAGGTCCGCTGGGGCAGATGCAGCCGTCGGTGTCGGCCGGCTACGGCTTCGCGGCGATCATCGTCGCCTATGTGGGCCGCCTGCATCCGCTGGGCGTGGTGTTGTCGGCGTTGTTGATGTCGCTGCTGTACATCGGCGGCGAGACCGCGCAGATCGAGTTGCAGGTACCGTCGGCGATCACCGGCATGTTCCAGGGATTGCTGCTGTTTTACCTGCTGGCGGCCGACCTGTTTATCCACTACCGATTCAAACCGCGCAAGCGCCATCTGCCTGCAGTCGTTGGAGAAACCGCATGATCGATACCGCGCTGTTAATCGCCTTCCTCGCCAGCACGGCGGGCGCCGCCACGCCGTTGGTGGTGGCCTCGATGGGCGAGTTGGTGACCGAGCGTTCCGGCGTGCTCAATCTGGGCATGGAGGGCATGATGCTGGTCGGCGCCGTGACGGGCTTCGGTGTCACCCTGGCCACCGGCCAGATGTGGCTCGGTCTCCTGGCGGCGATGGCGGCGGGGATGCTGATGTCGCTGATCTTCGGTTTCCTGGTGCTGACCTTGCAGACCAACCAGGTGGCCACCGGTTTGGCGTTGACCTTGTTCGGCATTGGCGTCTCCGCGTTCATGGGACGCGGCTTCGTCGGGCAGACGGTGGAGCGCATGCCGCAGCTGACGTTCCCGCTGCTGTCGGAGATTCCGTTCGTTGGCCCGCTGCTGTTCCGCTTCGACGGCATGGTGTACGCGTCGGTGGCCCTGGTGGTGCTGATCGGCTGGATGCTGGCGCGCACCCGTCTGGGACTGGTAATACGCGCCGTCGGCGAGTCGCCGCACAGCGCGCACG is part of the Oxalobacteraceae bacterium OTU3CAMAD1 genome and encodes:
- a CDS encoding ABC transporter permease, encoding MSRLEKRPEPSRRMMLASPLIAAVAMLLTGSVMFFFLGQEPLHAFHVYFIKPWTTLYGVGELLLKATPLILCGVGLAIGFRANVANIGADGQLTVGAIAAGAVALYFDQVQAWWVLPLMLAAGALGGMLWAAIPALLRTRFNTSEILVSLMLVYVAYHLLSYLVHGPMRDPDGFNFPQSKMFGESATLPLLVEGLRVNAAFILSLVAAAAAWFFCKHTFAGYRMQVSGMAPAAALYAGFSEPRNVWLAFMVSGALAGVAGVGEVAGPLGQMQPSVSAGYGFAAIIVAYVGRLHPLGVVLSALLMSLLYIGGETAQIELQVPSAITGMFQGLLLFYLLAADLFIHYRFKPRKRHLPAVVGETA
- a CDS encoding ABC transporter permease is translated as MIDTALLIAFLASTAGAATPLVVASMGELVTERSGVLNLGMEGMMLVGAVTGFGVTLATGQMWLGLLAAMAAGMLMSLIFGFLVLTLQTNQVATGLALTLFGIGVSAFMGRGFVGQTVERMPQLTFPLLSEIPFVGPLLFRFDGMVYASVALVVLIGWMLARTRLGLVIRAVGESPHSAHAIGFPVIALRYGTVLFGGAMAGLGGAYLSLALTPMWVEGMTAGRGWIALAQVVFATWKPRGVLVGAYLFGGVTVLQFHGQGLGLAIPSEFLSMLPYLATIVVLVIICRNPQTILLNKPMSLGQNFKAD